The proteins below come from a single Ruegeria sp. THAF33 genomic window:
- a CDS encoding GntR family transcriptional regulator, whose protein sequence is MLSARPSDTQTATHDRVYRALRSRIMHGEMAPGQALTLRGIGKEFGVSMTPAREAVRRLAAEGALFLSNSGRVSTPELTNDRIEELAALRALLEVELASRALPRAHIALIDRLQTINMTVAEMVTKRDAVGYIRSNLEFHRTLYLRAQAPAMLAIAETVWLQLGPTMRALYGRLRRTEPPHYHKLIIAALKAGDEPGLRLAVRSDVTQGLRLLVS, encoded by the coding sequence ATGTTGAGCGCACGCCCGTCTGACACCCAAACTGCCACTCATGACCGGGTTTATCGGGCCCTGAGGTCTCGAATCATGCATGGTGAGATGGCGCCGGGACAGGCGCTGACCTTGCGTGGCATCGGCAAGGAATTCGGCGTCTCGATGACCCCGGCGCGAGAGGCCGTGCGCCGTCTGGCCGCCGAGGGGGCATTGTTCCTTTCCAATTCCGGCCGGGTCTCGACACCTGAATTGACCAACGACCGGATTGAGGAATTGGCGGCGTTGCGCGCGTTGCTGGAAGTCGAGCTGGCCAGCCGGGCTTTGCCCCGGGCGCATATTGCGCTTATCGACCGGTTGCAGACCATCAACATGACCGTTGCCGAGATGGTGACCAAGCGGGACGCGGTTGGGTACATCCGTTCAAATCTGGAATTTCACCGCACCCTTTACCTGCGGGCTCAGGCGCCCGCGATGCTGGCCATTGCCGAAACGGTCTGGCTGCAACTCGGGCCGACGATGAGGGCGCTTTACGGGCGTCTCAGGCGCACTGAGCCACCGCATTATCACAAGCTGATCATTGCTGCCCTCAAGGCCGGGGACGAACCGGGCTTGCGCCTGGCGGTCCGTTCGGACGTGACGCAGGGATTGCGCTTGCTGGTGAGCTGA
- a CDS encoding M48 family metallopeptidase gives MGEHALPGTPPVPLRLRKSARARRISLRISQLDGRVTLTYPVGVPESEALSFARTKEEWIRQHLQDRPETAVVQFGQKIPIEGVVRRIVPAKGRRVQLMADEVAVPEGAEARRLARFLKELARDRLIGACDDYAAMLGRSYSTLSLRDTRSRWGSCSSQGGLMFSWRLILAPSEVLHYVAAHEVAHLVEMNHSPAFWEQVERIFGPCQQPRRWLRDNGAELHRYRFDAKPS, from the coding sequence ATGGGAGAGCACGCATTGCCAGGGACACCGCCGGTGCCGCTGAGGCTGCGCAAATCCGCCCGGGCGCGGCGCATAAGTTTGCGAATTTCTCAGCTGGACGGCCGGGTTACGCTGACCTATCCGGTCGGTGTGCCTGAATCCGAGGCGCTGAGTTTCGCACGTACCAAGGAAGAGTGGATTCGCCAGCATTTGCAGGACAGGCCGGAAACGGCCGTGGTGCAGTTCGGACAGAAGATACCGATTGAAGGCGTTGTCCGGCGAATCGTGCCCGCCAAGGGTCGGCGTGTTCAGTTGATGGCGGACGAGGTCGCAGTGCCCGAAGGGGCCGAGGCGCGCAGATTGGCCCGGTTTCTGAAGGAATTGGCGCGAGACCGATTGATTGGCGCGTGTGATGATTACGCGGCAATGCTGGGGCGGTCGTACAGCACGCTCAGCCTGCGCGACACGCGGTCACGCTGGGGATCATGCAGTTCGCAGGGTGGATTGATGTTCTCGTGGCGGCTCATTCTCGCGCCGTCCGAGGTGCTGCACTATGTGGCCGCGCATGAAGTGGCGCATCTTGTCGAGATGAACCACTCGCCCGCGTTCTGGGAACAGGTGGAACGCATTTTCGGCCCCTGTCAGCAACCCCGCCGCTGGTTGCGAGACAATGGGGCAGAGTTGCATCGTTACAGGTTTGACGCAAAGCCGAGTTGA
- a CDS encoding TIGR02300 family protein: MPKEEWGVKRVCPTTGKRFYDLNKDPIISPYTGEIVELETSKSRMIAADAEDAASVKARENASDEELVLDDDDSVDVELDDDLLDDDDDTSDDVSLDDITDMSSEDEN, from the coding sequence ATGCCCAAGGAAGAATGGGGCGTAAAGCGCGTTTGCCCGACCACCGGTAAGCGATTCTACGACCTGAACAAGGACCCGATCATCAGCCCCTACACTGGCGAGATCGTGGAGCTTGAAACATCCAAAAGCCGCATGATCGCGGCGGATGCAGAAGATGCCGCCTCGGTCAAGGCGCGTGAAAACGCGTCGGACGAGGAGCTGGTACTGGATGACGACGACTCTGTAGACGTCGAACTGGATGATGATCTGCTGGATGACGATGATGACACCAGTGATGACGTTTCGCTGGATGATATCACTGACATGTCTTCGGAAGACGAAAACTGA